A window of Notolabrus celidotus isolate fNotCel1 chromosome 11, fNotCel1.pri, whole genome shotgun sequence contains these coding sequences:
- the dnajc5aa gene encoding dnaJ (Hsp40) homolog, subfamily C, member 5aa, with protein sequence MAEHQRQRSLSTAGESLYTVLGVEKVATCDDIKRSYRKLALKFHPDKNPDNPEAADKFKEINNAHAILNDPTKRNIYDKYGSLGLYVAEQFGEENVNTYFVLSSWWAKALFVFCGLATGCYFCCCLCCCCNCCCGKCKPRPREGQDPEFYVSPEDLEAQLQSDERVEAGGDPIMLQPSATETTQLTSDGYHSYHTDTGFN encoded by the exons ATGGCAGAGCACCAGAGGCAGCGCTCTCTGTCCACCGCTGGTGAGTCTCTCTACACCGTGCTGGGAGTGGAGAAGGTGGCCACATGTGATGATATTAAGAGATCTTACAG GAAACTGGCACTGAAGTTCCACCCTGACAAGAATCCTGACAATCCAGAGGCAGCTGATAAATTCAAGGAGATTAACAACGCCCATGCAATCCTGAATGACCCTACAAAGCGTAACATTTATGACAAATATGGCTCTCTGGGACTTTATGTGGCTGAGCAGTTTGGAGAGGAGAATGTTAACACTTACTTTGTCCTTTCAAGCTGGTGGGCAAAG GCTCTGTTTGTATTCTGCGGCCTGGCCACTGGCTGCTACTTCTGTTGCTGCCTGTGTTGCTGCTGtaactgctgctgtggaaaatgtaaaccaAGGCCTCGGGAGGGCCAGGACCCAGAGTTTTATGTGTCCCCTGAGGACCTGGAGGCTCAACTGCAGTCCGACGAGAGAG TAGAGGCTGGAGGTGACCCTATAATGCTGCAACCATCAGCCACAGAGACGACCCAGCTAACATCAGATGGGTACCACTCCTACCACACTGATACCGGCTTCAACTAA
- the tpd52l2a gene encoding tpd52 like 2a yields MAAMNRPGFGVTSSALNYPTRMTENGLSPSDLTEEDIDNLQMELAKMEEEIQTLRQVLFVKEKYAADIRRQLGMGPLSNIKQNLSKGWQEVQTSTPYLTASATLDDISNSDVYMRTREGISHAGQVTSSALSSMGMVITRRLTEMRALPLPSPPRTLSHTMSVPAMRHSNTFKSFEEMVGNVKDKVTGNSTNNGDTAGFERRFSRHST; encoded by the exons ATGGCAGCGATGAACCGACCAG GTTTTGGTGTGACTTCTTCAGCCTTGAACTACCCCACAAGGATGACAGAAAATGGATTATCTCCCTCAGATCTAACCGAGGAGGACATAGACAATTTACAGATGGAGCTAGCAAAG ATGGAGGAAGAAATTCAGACCTTGCGGCAAGTGCTTTTTGTCAAAGAAAAATATGCAGCAGACATCAGGAGGCAGTTGGGTATGGGACCGCTGAGTAACATCAAACAGAACCTGTCCAAAGGCTGGCAAGAagtccagacctcaacccc ATATCTCACAGCCTCTGCCACTTTGGATGACATCAGCAACTCCGACGT ATATATGAGGACACGGGAGGGTATCTCTCATGCAGGCCAGGTGACGTCTTCTGCACTGTCCAGTATGGGCATGGTCATCACCAGGAGGCTGACAGAGATGAG AGCTCTGCCTCTCCCAAGTCCACCACG CACCCTGAGTCACACCATGAGCGTGCCAGCTATGAG ACATTCCAATACTTTCAAGTCCTTCGAAGAAATGGTTGGCAATGTGAAG GACAAAGTGACCGGCAATTCGACAAACAACGGAGACACTGCTGGGTTTGAAAGAAGATTCTCGCGTCACAGCACATGA